A genomic segment from uncultured Desulfuromonas sp. encodes:
- a CDS encoding cytochrome c3 family protein, whose product MKVKQWFSFFVVLCSILLLTACGSNSGSGGDQSAAPAEDDLGSDTETGIQYVGTATCIGCHEDFSWSAEIVEEYLQGKHVIHSDHISQANAADGCLDCHDPVGDGPGLAGLIDPANVPESGLAAVGCENCHGAGGEHYGVGPIPMAEPGIEQCAACHDQLPDSHLTHHPEALFIGSNYVESRHFTASVRNEALCAKCHTDLGGRLYKDVTTKTQLEASVLPVASDEPVQCRTCHNPHNAGGLLMEEMEDHGTVVGSAEYATCLTCHMSDRDDPSNEEWMYHADRYYRLITDTHYDDPTTTEIEGYVVNKLSERSCRDCHDVHTVMEISASSGTTTINDQWAASPHAGHLSEAKAAAGQTQVNRTVEQTVAIKTAGSESEALAGHYNFSYPEGDATGNYGRVCERCHTSTGAKNYLTNPAAYDRTANDLSYLEAGQREMIYCWACHSDNSGNLRNPGYVTLLDVNDSVGNFFAGVDPVEKIVTYLGETVEIPDQGASNVCLACHGGGGNMDSAPSARFVGHHAPAGGSLFSGYVHMGHEYPGLNYAFDYFSEHGHGTIENPCVSCHMVDGETKNHTFAIISEDELGNVTLPTKGVCNTCHIPDSSYEVTVDMLEEEKSGYEESGELLGEVLANAAGYANYLGVTVNSTNATTMADNAYYAYQNRLYVEEEKGGYAHNRFYVKRLVFDSIDVMLDGSMDGSIAFTPQMMSDYPEACHWLGMDEATGTAARP is encoded by the coding sequence GGTTCTCTGCAGCATTCTGCTGCTGACGGCCTGCGGAAGTAACTCCGGCAGCGGCGGCGACCAGTCGGCTGCCCCAGCAGAAGATGATCTGGGTTCGGACACCGAAACCGGTATCCAGTATGTCGGTACTGCGACCTGTATCGGCTGTCATGAGGATTTCAGCTGGAGTGCTGAAATTGTTGAAGAGTATCTGCAAGGCAAGCACGTGATTCACAGCGATCATATTTCCCAGGCCAATGCCGCAGACGGCTGTCTGGACTGCCATGACCCTGTTGGCGATGGCCCTGGTCTGGCGGGTCTGATTGATCCGGCAAATGTTCCAGAAAGTGGTCTGGCCGCTGTCGGCTGTGAGAACTGCCATGGTGCCGGTGGAGAACACTACGGCGTCGGCCCGATCCCCATGGCGGAACCGGGAATTGAGCAGTGCGCGGCTTGCCATGATCAGCTGCCCGACAGCCATCTGACGCACCATCCGGAAGCGCTATTCATCGGCAGCAACTATGTCGAATCACGCCACTTTACCGCTTCGGTGCGCAATGAAGCACTGTGTGCAAAGTGTCATACCGATCTTGGTGGCCGTCTGTATAAAGATGTCACCACTAAGACCCAGCTTGAAGCCTCAGTCTTGCCAGTTGCCAGTGACGAACCGGTACAGTGCCGCACCTGTCACAATCCGCATAATGCCGGTGGTCTGCTGATGGAAGAGATGGAGGATCACGGCACTGTGGTCGGCTCTGCAGAATACGCAACCTGTCTCACCTGTCATATGAGCGACCGGGATGATCCGAGCAATGAGGAATGGATGTACCATGCAGATCGCTACTACCGGTTGATCACCGATACGCACTACGACGATCCGACAACGACAGAGATTGAGGGCTATGTGGTCAACAAGCTCAGTGAGCGTTCCTGCCGGGATTGTCACGATGTCCATACTGTCATGGAGATCAGTGCCAGTAGCGGTACAACCACCATTAATGATCAGTGGGCAGCATCACCCCATGCCGGTCATCTGAGTGAAGCGAAAGCTGCTGCAGGGCAAACGCAGGTGAACAGAACCGTCGAACAGACGGTAGCCATTAAGACTGCAGGTTCTGAATCGGAAGCATTGGCCGGGCATTACAACTTCTCCTATCCGGAGGGAGATGCTACCGGAAACTACGGACGTGTCTGTGAGCGCTGCCATACTTCAACCGGAGCTAAAAACTACCTGACCAATCCGGCTGCTTATGACCGTACGGCCAACGATCTGTCTTACCTCGAAGCGGGTCAGCGCGAGATGATCTACTGCTGGGCTTGTCACAGTGACAATTCTGGTAACCTGAGAAATCCGGGTTATGTAACATTGCTGGATGTGAACGACTCTGTCGGTAACTTCTTTGCTGGTGTTGATCCCGTTGAGAAAATCGTCACATACCTGGGTGAAACGGTTGAGATTCCCGATCAGGGCGCATCGAATGTCTGCCTGGCCTGTCACGGCGGTGGTGGTAACATGGATTCGGCACCGAGTGCCCGCTTTGTCGGCCATCATGCACCGGCAGGCGGTAGTCTGTTCTCGGGATATGTCCATATGGGTCATGAGTATCCAGGTTTGAACTATGCATTTGACTACTTTTCTGAACATGGCCATGGGACAATTGAGAACCCCTGTGTTTCCTGCCATATGGTCGATGGTGAAACCAAAAACCATACTTTTGCCATCATAAGTGAAGATGAACTTGGCAACGTAACATTGCCCACCAAAGGGGTTTGCAACACGTGTCATATCCCCGATTCTTCGTATGAAGTTACAGTTGACATGCTCGAAGAAGAAAAATCCGGCTATGAAGAGAGTGGCGAGTTGCTCGGCGAGGTTCTTGCCAATGCTGCCGGTTACGCAAACTATCTGGGCGTTACCGTCAATTCAACAAATGCCACGACTATGGCGGACAATGCCTACTACGCCTATCAGAACCGGTTGTATGTTGAAGAGGAAAAAGGGGGGTATGCCCATAACCGCTTCTATGTCAAACGACTCGTGTTTGACTCCATCGATGTCATGCTGGATGGCAGTATGGATGGTTCGATCGCGTTCACACCACAGATGATGAGCGACTATCCTGAAGCCTGCCACTGGCTTGGAATGGATGAGGCCACGGGAACGGCTGCACGGCCGTAA